A window of the Bactrocera neohumeralis isolate Rockhampton unplaced genomic scaffold, APGP_CSIRO_Bneo_wtdbg2-racon-allhic-juicebox.fasta_v2 cluster09, whole genome shotgun sequence genome harbors these coding sequences:
- the LOC126764639 gene encoding putative nuclease HARBI1: MYPKHIKFEMSSQEKREAKNYFYLKFGLPGIIGAVDGTHIQMVRPVKDEHLFFNRKLKHSINAMVICDHNMYSIRAVNGVYGGAVHDAHVCLSNERQYMLSNYQNGDKSSWLIGDSGYPLEPWLLTPYRNAEENSLESLYNEKFTKARSIIERVFGILKSRFRCLLAGRELRYAPKKVVKILNVCCALHNMCLIYNVAAPTVIETNEERSNLALPNVDQKEFSRIAQTIRDRIKISLRS, from the exons ATGTATCCGAAAcacataaaatttgaaatgagCTCACAAGAAAAGCGTGAAgctaagaattatttttatttaaaattcggATTACCAGGAATAATCGGTGCTGTTGATGGAACTCACATTCAGATGGTTAGACCAGTAAAAGATGAGCATCTCTTTTTTAATCGAAAGCTAAAGCATAGCATCAATGCTATGGTG ATTTGTGACCATAACATGTATAGTATAAGAGCTGTAAATGGAGTTTATGGTGGAGCAGTGCATGATGCCCACGTATGCCTTTCAAACGAACGACAATACATGCTATCCAACTATCAAAATGGAGATAAATCTTCATGGTTAATTG GTGATTCTGGATATCCATTAGAGCCATGGCTCCTTACGCCTTACCGCAATGCAGAAGAAAATTCACTTGAAAGTTTGtacaatgaaaaatttacaaaagcaaGATCAATAATCGAGCGTGtatttggaattttaaaaaGTCGTTTTCGATGCCTTCTTGCTGGAAGAGAGCTTCGCTATGcaccaaaaaaagttgttaaaattttgaacgtTTGTTGTGCCCTGCATAACATGTGCCTCATATACAACGTTGCAGCACCAACAGTAATTGAAACTAATGAAGAACGATCTAATTTGGCTTTACCCAACGTAGATCAAAAGGAGTTTTCACGAATTGCGCAAACAATACGAGACCGAATTAAAATAAGCTTGCGTtcgtaa